The proteins below come from a single Arthrobacter crystallopoietes genomic window:
- a CDS encoding MFS transporter → MPTDERSPEPEPGQRPGQDDANSQQNAPSERVEKKYAAPTTDTPEGRKTIRNAIGASAMGNATEWFDYGIYAVAVTYITANFFPTEGGLGTALALATFAISFLVRPLGGLVWGPLGDRLGRKAILALTIILMAGATFAIGLLPNYETIGVWAPILLILLRMVQGFSTGGEYGGAATFMAEYSPDKKRGFFGSFLEFGTLFGFILGTALVLFFQIVLGEQAMTEWGWRLPFLVAGPMGLIGLYLRTKLEDTPVFRDLEDHHQEEPNAKTELRDLVVKYWKPLLTMGGLVVALNVTNYTLLSYMPTYLQTEINLSANNALTLLLVGQLAMMVVIPFAGRLSDKVGRKPMWWASLLGLFVAAIPMYLIMRINFSTALIGFAVLGLLYVLQLATISATFPAMFPTQVRYAGFAITYNVSTALFGGTAPLVNDLLIQATGDTLVPAYYMMAACVVGAVALKFIPETAGCSIRGTEIPSVERDRAEAAR, encoded by the coding sequence GTGCCAACAGATGAACGATCCCCTGAGCCGGAGCCGGGTCAGAGGCCCGGCCAGGACGACGCAAACTCCCAGCAGAACGCCCCGTCTGAGCGCGTCGAGAAAAAATACGCGGCTCCGACAACGGATACTCCTGAAGGCAGGAAAACCATCCGGAACGCTATCGGTGCGTCGGCGATGGGCAACGCCACGGAGTGGTTCGACTACGGCATCTATGCCGTAGCGGTGACGTACATCACCGCCAACTTCTTCCCCACCGAAGGCGGCCTTGGCACCGCCCTCGCGCTGGCCACCTTCGCCATCTCATTCCTTGTCCGTCCGTTGGGCGGGCTGGTATGGGGTCCGCTCGGCGACCGGCTTGGCCGCAAGGCCATTCTGGCTCTGACCATTATCTTGATGGCCGGTGCCACTTTCGCCATCGGCCTGCTGCCTAATTATGAAACTATCGGCGTCTGGGCCCCGATCCTGCTGATCCTCCTCCGCATGGTGCAAGGGTTTTCCACCGGCGGCGAATACGGCGGCGCGGCCACCTTCATGGCCGAGTACTCGCCGGATAAGAAGCGCGGTTTCTTCGGCAGCTTCCTGGAATTCGGCACCCTGTTCGGTTTCATCCTCGGCACCGCGCTAGTGCTGTTCTTCCAGATCGTGCTGGGCGAGCAAGCGATGACCGAGTGGGGCTGGCGCCTACCGTTCCTGGTGGCGGGTCCCATGGGCCTGATCGGTCTGTACCTGCGCACCAAGCTCGAAGATACGCCGGTCTTCCGCGATCTTGAGGACCATCATCAGGAAGAGCCGAACGCGAAGACCGAGCTTCGCGATCTGGTCGTGAAATATTGGAAGCCGCTGCTGACCATGGGCGGACTGGTCGTAGCGCTGAATGTCACGAACTACACCCTGCTGAGCTACATGCCCACCTATCTGCAGACGGAGATCAATCTCTCCGCCAACAACGCCCTGACGCTGCTCCTGGTGGGCCAGCTGGCCATGATGGTTGTCATCCCGTTTGCCGGCAGGCTTTCCGACAAGGTCGGCCGAAAGCCAATGTGGTGGGCTTCTCTGCTGGGCCTTTTCGTGGCCGCCATTCCGATGTACCTGATCATGCGGATCAACTTCAGCACGGCCCTGATCGGCTTTGCCGTGCTGGGTCTGCTGTACGTACTTCAACTGGCGACGATTTCCGCGACGTTCCCGGCCATGTTCCCCACCCAGGTCCGGTATGCCGGTTTCGCCATTACCTACAACGTGTCAACGGCGCTCTTCGGCGGCACAGCGCCGCTGGTGAACGATCTGCTGATTCAAGCTACCGGCGACACGCTGGTTCCCGCCTACTACATGATGGCGGCCTGCGTCGTCGGCGCCGTTGCGCTGAAGTTCATCCCGGAAACAGCCGGTTGCTCCATCCGCGGCACGGAAATTCCCAGCGTCGAACGGGACCGCGCAGAAGCGGCCCGCTGA
- the uvrB gene encoding excinuclease ABC subunit UvrB has product MSLAQDINRVVAPFEVVSDYKPAGDQPGAIKELTERIQAGEKDIVLLGATGTGKSATTAWLIEQVQRPTLVMVQNKTLAAQLANEFRELLPNNAVEYFVSYYDYYQPEAYVPQTDTFIEKDSSVNEEVERLRHSATNALLTRRDVVVVATVSCIYGLGTPEEYVAGMVTLRQGEEMNRDELLRRFVAMQYARNDMDFHRGTFRVRGDTVEIIPMYEEQALRIEFFGDEIEKIYTLHPLTGEVIREETEMYVFPASHYVAGPERMSRAVKDIEDELAARLQVLESQNKLVEAQRLRMRTTYDLEMMQQMGFCNGIENYSRHIDGRGPGTAPHCLLDYFPDDFMLVIDESHVTVPQIGAMYEGDMSRKRTLVDHGFRLPSAMDNRPLKWDEFLQRIGQTVYLSATPGKYELGKADGYVQQIIRPTGLVDPEVVVKPTKGQIDDLLGEINTRVEKNERVLVTTLTKRMAEDLTEYLMDHGVKVQYLHSDVDTLRRVELLRELRMGIFDVLVGINLLREGLDLPEVSLVSILDADKEGFLRSSTSLIQTIGRAARNVSGEVHMYADRITDSMAHAIEETNRRREIQQAYNKEHGVDPQPLRKRIADITDQLAREDANTAELLSEFDYGKGKRGFSAAKPKEKIRQDGLAAAPAEDLTTLIEQMTAQMHAAAAELQFELAGRLRDEVADLKKDLRQMLAAGHA; this is encoded by the coding sequence ATGAGTCTTGCGCAGGACATCAACCGAGTTGTAGCTCCCTTCGAAGTAGTCAGTGATTACAAGCCGGCAGGTGACCAGCCCGGAGCCATTAAGGAACTGACCGAGCGGATCCAGGCAGGGGAGAAGGACATTGTCCTGCTTGGTGCCACGGGCACAGGCAAGAGCGCCACGACGGCGTGGCTGATCGAACAAGTCCAGCGGCCCACGCTCGTCATGGTCCAGAACAAGACGCTGGCAGCCCAGCTGGCGAACGAGTTCCGGGAACTGCTGCCAAACAACGCGGTGGAATACTTCGTCTCCTACTACGACTACTACCAGCCGGAAGCGTACGTGCCGCAGACGGACACGTTCATCGAAAAGGACTCCTCCGTGAACGAGGAGGTCGAACGGCTCAGGCATTCGGCGACCAACGCCTTGCTGACCCGCCGTGACGTCGTCGTCGTTGCTACGGTCTCCTGCATCTACGGTCTGGGAACACCCGAGGAATATGTAGCGGGCATGGTGACCCTTCGCCAGGGCGAGGAAATGAACCGTGATGAGCTGCTGCGCAGATTCGTGGCCATGCAGTACGCGCGCAATGACATGGACTTCCACCGGGGCACCTTCCGGGTGCGCGGGGACACGGTGGAGATCATACCGATGTATGAGGAACAGGCCCTGCGCATCGAGTTTTTCGGGGACGAAATCGAGAAGATTTATACGCTGCATCCCCTGACCGGCGAGGTGATCCGCGAGGAAACCGAGATGTATGTCTTTCCAGCCTCGCACTACGTGGCGGGGCCTGAGCGTATGAGCCGGGCGGTAAAGGACATCGAGGATGAGCTGGCGGCCCGGCTGCAGGTACTGGAGTCCCAGAACAAGCTCGTGGAGGCCCAGCGGCTGCGCATGCGCACCACCTACGACCTCGAAATGATGCAGCAGATGGGCTTCTGCAACGGCATTGAAAACTACTCCCGCCACATCGATGGCCGCGGACCTGGCACCGCTCCTCACTGCCTGCTGGACTACTTCCCCGACGACTTCATGCTGGTGATCGACGAGTCCCACGTGACGGTTCCACAGATCGGCGCCATGTACGAAGGCGATATGTCACGCAAGCGCACGCTGGTGGATCACGGTTTCCGGTTGCCCTCGGCGATGGATAACCGGCCGCTGAAGTGGGATGAATTCCTCCAGCGGATAGGCCAGACCGTGTACCTCTCGGCGACGCCCGGGAAATACGAGCTGGGCAAAGCCGACGGGTACGTCCAGCAGATCATCCGTCCCACCGGCCTGGTCGACCCGGAAGTCGTAGTTAAGCCGACCAAGGGCCAGATCGACGACTTGCTGGGCGAGATCAACACCCGGGTGGAGAAGAACGAACGGGTCCTGGTCACCACCTTGACCAAACGGATGGCCGAGGACCTGACCGAATACCTCATGGACCACGGCGTCAAAGTCCAGTACCTGCACTCGGACGTCGATACCCTGCGCCGGGTGGAGCTCCTGCGCGAGCTGCGGATGGGTATCTTCGACGTACTGGTCGGCATTAACCTGCTGCGTGAAGGACTGGACCTGCCCGAAGTCTCCCTGGTCAGCATCCTCGATGCGGACAAGGAAGGGTTCCTGCGCAGCAGTACGTCGCTGATCCAGACCATCGGCCGCGCGGCCCGTAACGTCTCGGGCGAGGTGCACATGTATGCGGACCGGATCACCGATTCCATGGCGCACGCCATCGAGGAGACCAACCGGCGCCGCGAAATCCAGCAGGCCTACAACAAGGAACACGGGGTGGACCCGCAGCCGCTGCGTAAAAGGATTGCGGACATTACCGACCAGCTGGCCCGCGAGGATGCTAATACTGCGGAGTTGCTGAGTGAGTTTGATTACGGCAAGGGCAAGCGAGGATTTTCGGCCGCTAAGCCGAAGGAAAAGATCCGGCAGGATGGCCTGGCAGCTGCTCCAGCGGAGGACCTGACAACGCTGATTGAACAAATGACGGCACAGATGCACGCGGCGGCAGCCGAGCTGCAGTTCGAGCTTGCCGGCCGGTTGCGCGACGAGGTGGCGGATCTGAAGAAGGACCTCCGGCAGATGCTTGCAGCCGGTCACGCCTGA
- a CDS encoding TerC family protein has translation MLELPLWFEVGTFVVLGLVLLFDLLYVVKRPHEPSMKEAGLWVAFYVALALIFGGMMFAFTGPEFGGQFLAGWVTEYSLSIDNLFVFIIIMARFSVPRKYQQEVLMVGIIIALVLRGIFILLGAELVENFSWIFYIFGAFLLWTGYKQAKDDGEDEEEGAENPLIAKLRTVVPMSEKYDGNKVRTVVNGKKVFTPMLIVFVTIGLTDLLFAVDSIPAIFGLTQSAFIVFTANIFALMGLRQLYFLLGGLMTRLIYLKHGLAFILVFIGVKLIFHAMHVNELPFLNGGQPIEWAPEIPTFVSLAVIVGTIVIATVASLLSPAAKAAKLDAELAADLEASRREEREEDKLNEQ, from the coding sequence GTGCTCGAATTACCCCTTTGGTTTGAAGTCGGCACCTTTGTGGTGCTCGGACTTGTTCTGTTGTTCGACCTTCTCTATGTCGTAAAACGCCCGCATGAGCCCTCCATGAAGGAAGCCGGGCTCTGGGTTGCCTTCTACGTGGCGCTTGCCCTGATCTTCGGCGGCATGATGTTCGCCTTCACCGGGCCTGAATTCGGCGGGCAGTTCCTGGCCGGCTGGGTGACGGAATATAGCCTCAGCATCGACAACCTGTTCGTCTTCATCATCATCATGGCGCGCTTCTCCGTGCCGCGTAAGTACCAGCAGGAAGTGTTGATGGTGGGCATCATCATCGCGCTGGTTCTGCGCGGCATCTTCATTCTGCTGGGCGCAGAGTTGGTGGAGAACTTCAGCTGGATCTTCTACATCTTCGGCGCCTTCCTGCTCTGGACCGGCTACAAGCAGGCCAAGGATGACGGCGAAGACGAAGAAGAGGGCGCGGAGAACCCGCTGATCGCCAAGCTGCGCACTGTGGTGCCGATGAGCGAAAAGTACGACGGCAACAAGGTCCGCACCGTGGTGAACGGGAAAAAGGTCTTCACCCCGATGCTCATCGTGTTCGTGACGATCGGCCTGACCGACCTGCTCTTCGCCGTCGACTCCATCCCGGCAATCTTCGGTCTGACCCAGAGTGCCTTCATTGTTTTCACCGCCAACATCTTTGCGCTGATGGGCCTTCGCCAGCTGTACTTCCTGCTGGGCGGTCTCATGACGCGTCTGATCTACCTCAAGCACGGCCTGGCCTTTATCCTCGTCTTTATTGGCGTCAAGCTGATTTTCCACGCCATGCATGTCAATGAACTGCCCTTCCTCAACGGCGGCCAGCCCATCGAATGGGCGCCGGAGATCCCGACCTTCGTCTCCCTGGCGGTCATCGTTGGCACGATTGTCATCGCCACCGTGGCGAGCCTGCTGAGCCCTGCGGCCAAGGCCGCAAAGCTCGACGCGGAACTTGCTGCGGATCTGGAAGCCAGCCGCCGCGAGGAGCGCGAGGAAGACAAGCTCAACGAACAGTAA
- a CDS encoding MFS transporter, producing MSFPVNAALDAQARLGRIQRRTVLTLALAQLFSGVGNGAALAIGSLLAVELSGNEELAGTSTMALSLAGALVALPLASLAARRGRRQALICGLLLAFLGAALMVLAPILRSYVLVLAGSALLGVGAAVNLQARFAAVDLARPEHRGRDLSFVVWSITIGAVAGPNLIKPGAELALALSLPETSGPFLFSMAGLAIGATLLFVGLRPDPLLVARSVAAGAGTAPVSSGSAVPRMLRGGSLGAGLAAVHRSPMAQLGLVTVVGAHLVMVAVMSMTPVHLQALDHASGLHHSDADTLAFIGFTISLHIAGMYALSPVIGLLTDRLGRPRMIMAAQLVLLAAVGLAGIGHGDQLWVGAGLAVLGVGWSAATIAGSTLLTESVSDEDRVLVQGVSDTCMGAAGALGAALSCVALAFFGFAGLNLAAALAAAVVLVFAVVEAARNRGTQ from the coding sequence GTGAGTTTTCCTGTCAACGCGGCGCTGGATGCCCAAGCACGTCTTGGACGCATCCAGCGCCGTACTGTTTTAACCCTTGCCCTCGCCCAATTGTTCAGCGGCGTGGGCAATGGTGCCGCGCTGGCGATCGGTTCGCTTCTTGCCGTGGAGCTTTCCGGAAATGAAGAACTTGCCGGTACATCCACCATGGCCCTGTCCCTGGCCGGTGCACTGGTCGCCCTGCCGCTGGCCAGCCTGGCGGCACGGAGAGGCCGGCGACAGGCGCTGATCTGCGGCCTGCTGCTGGCTTTTCTGGGCGCCGCACTCATGGTGTTGGCGCCGATTCTGCGTTCCTACGTGCTGGTACTGGCTGGATCTGCCTTGCTCGGCGTCGGCGCTGCAGTCAACCTGCAGGCCCGGTTCGCTGCCGTCGACTTGGCCCGGCCGGAGCACCGTGGGCGCGACCTGTCGTTCGTGGTCTGGTCCATCACCATCGGAGCGGTGGCAGGACCGAACCTGATCAAACCCGGAGCCGAACTGGCCTTGGCGCTGTCCCTGCCGGAGACGTCCGGTCCGTTCCTGTTTTCGATGGCAGGGCTGGCCATCGGAGCGACTCTGCTGTTTGTCGGCCTGCGTCCGGATCCGCTATTGGTGGCCCGGAGCGTTGCCGCTGGCGCCGGAACGGCGCCAGTATCTTCCGGCTCTGCCGTGCCCCGAATGCTCCGCGGTGGTTCGCTGGGCGCCGGTCTGGCAGCTGTCCACCGGTCACCGATGGCGCAGCTTGGATTGGTTACGGTCGTCGGAGCGCATTTGGTCATGGTTGCCGTGATGTCCATGACTCCCGTCCATCTGCAGGCGCTCGACCATGCCTCCGGTTTGCACCACAGCGACGCGGACACACTCGCGTTCATCGGATTCACCATCTCCCTGCACATCGCCGGCATGTACGCGCTGTCGCCGGTAATCGGCCTGCTCACGGACAGGCTGGGCAGGCCTCGGATGATCATGGCAGCCCAGTTGGTGCTGCTGGCCGCTGTCGGGCTGGCCGGAATCGGGCACGGGGACCAGTTGTGGGTGGGAGCCGGACTTGCTGTCCTCGGCGTGGGCTGGTCCGCTGCCACGATCGCCGGCTCCACCTTGCTGACGGAATCTGTCTCCGACGAGGACCGGGTGCTGGTGCAGGGTGTCTCCGATACCTGCATGGGTGCCGCGGGCGCATTGGGAGCTGCGCTCTCCTGCGTAGCGCTTGCGTTCTTTGGCTTCGCCGGGCTGAACCTGGCAGCGGCGCTGGCGGCCGCCGTCGTCCTGGTCTTCGCCGTCGTGGAGGCCGCACGGAACCGCGGGACCCAATGA
- a CDS encoding alpha/beta fold hydrolase translates to MMHDGAAHRIAASHIMHGARTVEHWFTVPLVHGDADGGSIEIFAREYTSLEHTPEAVESLPWLLFLQGGPGGRGNRVTSLGGWMKEAARHFRILMLDQRGTGLSTPLSRQSLPLQGDAAAQADYLAHFRADSIVADAELIRQELAGAPWSIFGQSYGGFCALSYLSFAPAGLREVLITGGLAPLAGHPDRVYQATFKRVEARNAEYFARYPADRLRVTRIARHLEQVPEFLPTGERLSVRRLQMLGSFLGGNTRVDALHYLLEDAFTATPAGPRLTDTFLEQVGHQVSRAANPLYALLHESIYAQHEATAWSAWRVLEQYPQFSPEAEHPLLTGEMVYPWYFEEDPALAPLQEVAGLLAAKSDWPGLYNLERLAANTVPAAAAVYAEDIYVDRDLSLETADQVRGLQVWETADFHHDGISDDGEAIFRRLLAMCRSQDGAVE, encoded by the coding sequence ATGATGCACGACGGCGCAGCCCACCGGATTGCCGCCTCGCACATCATGCACGGGGCCAGGACGGTGGAACACTGGTTCACCGTTCCGCTGGTCCACGGGGACGCGGACGGCGGCAGCATCGAGATCTTCGCCCGGGAATACACATCCCTGGAGCACACCCCCGAGGCAGTAGAATCCCTGCCCTGGCTGCTCTTCCTGCAGGGCGGTCCGGGCGGCCGCGGCAACCGGGTAACGTCCCTGGGCGGCTGGATGAAGGAAGCCGCACGGCACTTCCGCATCCTGATGCTGGACCAGCGCGGAACCGGGCTGTCCACTCCCCTCTCACGCCAGAGCCTTCCGCTGCAGGGTGACGCGGCGGCACAGGCGGACTACCTGGCCCACTTCCGGGCGGACTCCATTGTGGCGGATGCCGAACTCATCCGGCAGGAGCTGGCCGGCGCGCCCTGGAGTATCTTTGGCCAGAGCTACGGCGGTTTCTGCGCCCTGAGCTACCTTTCATTTGCACCGGCGGGACTGCGCGAGGTCCTGATAACCGGCGGCCTGGCACCGCTGGCCGGCCACCCGGACCGGGTGTACCAGGCCACCTTCAAGCGGGTCGAGGCACGCAACGCCGAATACTTCGCCCGCTATCCAGCGGACCGCCTGCGGGTCACCCGGATAGCGCGGCATTTGGAACAGGTGCCGGAATTCCTGCCCACCGGCGAGAGACTGAGCGTACGCCGCTTGCAGATGCTCGGTTCCTTCCTGGGCGGCAATACCCGGGTGGACGCCCTGCACTACCTGCTGGAAGATGCGTTTACCGCCACCCCGGCAGGCCCGCGGCTGACCGATACCTTCCTCGAACAGGTAGGCCATCAGGTCAGCCGGGCCGCCAATCCGCTCTACGCGCTGCTGCACGAATCCATCTACGCCCAGCACGAAGCCACCGCCTGGTCCGCCTGGCGGGTCCTGGAGCAGTATCCCCAGTTCAGCCCCGAAGCGGAGCATCCTCTGCTCACCGGCGAAATGGTCTACCCGTGGTATTTCGAGGAGGACCCGGCTCTGGCGCCGCTGCAGGAGGTGGCCGGGCTGCTAGCCGCCAAGAGCGACTGGCCCGGTCTTTACAACCTCGAACGGCTGGCCGCCAACACCGTGCCGGCCGCAGCTGCGGTGTATGCCGAGGACATCTACGTGGACCGCGACCTGTCGCTCGAAACTGCCGACCAAGTCCGGGGCCTGCAGGTCTGGGAGACCGCCGATTTCCATCATGACGGCATTTCGGACGACGGCGAGGCCATCTTCCGCCGCCTGCTCGCCATGTGCCGCAGCCAGGATGGCGCCGTAGAATAA